A window of Clostridia bacterium contains these coding sequences:
- a CDS encoding sigma-54 dependent transcriptional regulator: MGNILVCDDERSICTMLEIALNNEGHRTETVTSGDQAKRKIETALYDVVITDVRMPHTTGMEVLDHTRRVSPDTMVMMITALDDSETPIQALNAGAFHYIRKGPKLLDDVLSAVQLAIDKQAMRRQNVALKRDAATRNSLDNIIGESPVMLKLKETIRTVATTSSTVIIQGESGTGKELVARAIHTCSSRALEPFVSVNCAAFPETLLESELFGYVKGSFTGANQNKRGLIEMAGGGTLFLDEISEMTLAMQVKLLRVLQERCVRPVGGAQETPVDVRVIAATNKDLDRLVADGAFREDLFYRLSVIPIQLPPLRDRGDDVVLLANHFLKKYAGQMGKVVRGIEPESMEILKGYDWPGNVRVLENSVERAVAMESGELLRVDLPADRPKSRAAAAAAGMGGPPGVVLPSEGLDLESYVADVERSLLQSALRRSNGVQTRAAEMLKLSYRSFRHLMKKYEL; this comes from the coding sequence ATGGGCAACATCCTGGTATGCGATGACGAGCGGTCGATCTGCACGATGCTGGAAATTGCTCTGAATAACGAGGGCCACCGCACCGAGACGGTGACTTCGGGTGATCAGGCCAAGCGCAAAATCGAAACTGCACTTTACGATGTCGTCATAACCGACGTCCGCATGCCGCACACCACCGGCATGGAGGTGCTTGACCACACACGCCGCGTATCGCCCGACACGATGGTGATGATGATCACCGCCCTGGACGATTCCGAGACGCCGATCCAGGCGCTGAATGCGGGTGCGTTCCACTACATACGCAAGGGCCCGAAACTCCTGGACGACGTGCTCAGCGCCGTGCAACTCGCCATTGATAAGCAGGCGATGCGACGCCAGAACGTCGCCCTCAAGCGCGACGCCGCGACAAGGAACTCGCTGGACAACATCATCGGCGAAAGCCCGGTGATGTTGAAGCTGAAGGAAACGATTCGCACGGTCGCCACCACCAGTTCCACTGTCATCATCCAGGGCGAGAGCGGCACCGGCAAGGAACTTGTAGCGCGCGCCATCCATACGTGCTCTTCGAGGGCCTTGGAACCGTTCGTCAGCGTGAACTGCGCTGCCTTTCCGGAGACGCTGCTCGAAAGCGAATTGTTCGGTTACGTGAAAGGCTCGTTTACCGGAGCCAACCAGAACAAGCGTGGATTGATCGAGATGGCTGGTGGCGGCACGCTGTTTCTCGACGAGATCAGCGAGATGACGCTTGCCATGCAAGTTAAGCTCCTGCGCGTACTGCAGGAGCGGTGCGTGCGTCCCGTGGGCGGTGCGCAGGAAACGCCGGTAGATGTGCGTGTGATCGCCGCAACCAACAAGGACCTCGACCGGCTCGTCGCTGATGGCGCGTTCCGCGAGGACCTGTTTTATCGCCTGAGCGTCATTCCGATCCAGTTGCCGCCTCTGCGCGATCGTGGCGATGATGTAGTGCTGCTGGCCAATCACTTCCTGAAAAAATATGCGGGGCAGATGGGCAAGGTCGTCCGCGGGATCGAGCCGGAATCGATGGAGATATTGAAAGGCTACGACTGGCCCGGCAACGTGCGCGTTCTTGAGAATTCGGTCGAGCGAGCGGTGGCCATGGAGTCCGGTGAGCTCTTGCGAGTGGATCTCCCGGCCGATAGGCCGAAGTCGCGCGCCGCGGCTGCGGCGGCCGGCATGGGCGGTCCCCCTGGAGTGGTCCTTCCATCGGAGGGGCTCGACCTGGAAAGCTACGTCGCCGACGTTGAACGCTCGCTGCTGCAATCGGCTCTGCGGCGCTCCAACGGCGTGCAGACGCGCGCGGCGGAGATGCTGAAGCTCAGCTACAGAAGCTTTCGGCACTTGATGAAGAAGTATGAGCTTTAA